The Chromatiales bacterium DNA segment CGACGTGCAGGCGTTCACCGCGCCAGATCTTCACGCCAATCTGCACCAGACGGTAGGTCATCAGCGCCATGCCGATCGGAATGGCGAGATACGGAATCCACTGCGGGATCTCCAGGTTCAGCGTCAGGTCGCCCCAGCGCCGCACCTTCATCGTGTACTGGATCGCAAGCCACAGCACCGGGATTGCAAAGCCGAGACTGATCGCCAACGCGACGAGCCCCAGCCAACGCTGAACCTCACGCGAAAAACGGATCGTCAGAACATCGATGCCGAGATGCACACCCGCTTTCACACCGTGCGCGGCACCGATCAGCACGACCCAGGCGAAGATGTACTGCACGGCCTCGAGCACCCAGGTAAACCCGGTGTCGAACACGTAGCGCAGCACGACGTTGGTGAACAGCAGCAGCGTCGCCACGGCGAAGCCCACCGTGATGACCCACTGCTCGAAGATCGTGAGAATCCGATCGATCATGACTGTGGCCTGATCTTGCGGCCACGCGGGCCGGCGTCAGTTGCGCCGACCCGCGCGAACGCAGGCGATCAGTTGCCCAGCAGGGCGTGGATTTCCTTCAGGAGATCAGCGCCGATCTCGTCACGGAATTTGTCTTCCACGCTCGCCGTTATTGCACGCCACTTCGCGATCTCCGCCGGGGTCAGGTCGACGATCTTCGCGTACCCGGCCGCGGCGACCTTGTTGCGCTCTTCAGTGTCGGCTTCGGCAGCGGCCTTGCGGTTGACCTCGGTCGCCTCTCTGAGAATGGCGGCGACCTGCTTGCGCAGATCAGCCGGCATGCCGTTCCAGAATTCCGTGCTGACCACGACCAGGTAGCCGAGGTAGCCGTGGTTGGTGACCGAGATGTAGTCCTGAACTTCGTGGAATTTCTTCGAGTAGACGTTCGCCCAGGCGTTTTCCTGGCCGTCGACGACGCCCTGGCCGAGCGCCGTGTAGACCTCCTTGAACGGCAGCTCCTGCGGAGTGCCGCCGAGCGCCTCGACCATCGCGGAGTGCACGTCGGAGGTCTGGATGCGGAATTTCTTGCCCTTGAAGTCGCCGGGCGGATCGCGCAGCGGCTTGTCGCCGCGAATCGAGAACACCTTCATGCCGTTGTCCCAGAACGCCAGGCCCTTGACCCCCTTGTCCTCCATCGGCGCGACCATCTTGTCGGCGAGTTCGCTGTCGGCCAGCTTGTGCACGTCGGCAAGCGAGCCGAACAGGAACGGCAGGTCGAACGCCTGAAGGCGGTTCGAGAACTTCACAAATTTTGACAGGCTCGGTGCGGCCATGATGCCGGTCTTGCCCTCGGACAGGCGCATCGCCTCCATGACCTTGTTGTCGTCATAGAGCTGGGAATTCGGGAACACCTCGACCCGCACCTTGCCGGCCAGGCGCTTGTTGACCTGTTCGGCAAAATATTCGGCCGCAACGCCCTTCGGAGTCTGCGGCGAGACGACGTGCGAGAACTTGATGACATATTCGGCCTGCGCGGCGCCGGCGGCGAAAAGGCCGGCTGCGGCAACCGCGAGCAAGGTGCTGGTACGCATGGGGAACTCCGGATGGTGGTGGTCACTCCGGCGCGCGACTGCTTCTTTGGCAATCGCTGCGCCAGACATGACTTATAGCCGATCACGGCGCGAAGGGAAAGCCGGCCGTTGGTACACTGAATGCCCTTGCGCCTGGGGATCGGATTGTGGAAACCGTACAACTCATCGCGCTGACGCTGGGCGTCGGCTGGGCGTCGGGCATCAACCTGTATGCTGCGGTGTTCATGCTCGGGCTGCTCGGCAACGGCGGCTACATCGAGCTGCCGCCGGGGCTGGAGCCGGTCATGAACCCGCTGGTCATGGCGGCCGCCGGGTTCATGTACCTCGTCGAGTTCTTCGCGGACAAGACCCCGGGCGTGGACACCGCCTGGGACACCCTGCACACCTTCATCCGGATTCCGGCCGGCGCGATCCTCGCGGCCGGCGCGCTCGGCGGCGAGAGCCAGGCGCTGGAACTCGTCGGCTACCTGGTCGGCGGCAGCGCGGCGGCGGCAAGCCACCTGACCAAGGCCGGCTCGCGCGTGCTGATCAACACCTCGCCGGAGCCGGTCACGAACTGGGTGGCCTCGATCACCGAGGACATCGCGGTCATCGGCGGACTGTGGACCGCACTGAACCACCCGTGGGTGTTCATCGTGCTGTTCATCCTGTTCGTGCTGCTGCTGATCTGGCTGCTGCCGAAGCTCTGGCGCGGCATCCTCGCGCTGTTCCGGCGTATCGCGGGCTGGTTCGGCTCGAAACCGGCCGCGCCGGCGGACGAGGCCACGCCCGGCGACACCCCTATCAAACACCACGACGGGAAGACCTGAACATGTGGCTGAAGGCATGGCATCTGATCTTCATGGTGACCTGGTTCGCCGGGCTGTTCTATCTGCCACGGCTGTTTGTCTATCACGCCATGGCCGACGACGCGCCCGGCATCGCGCGCTTCAAGGTCATGGAGCGCAAGCTCTACTACGGCATCATGACCCCGGGCATGGTGCTGACCGTTGCGCTGGGCGTCTGGATGCTGATCGACTACGCTTGGGCGGCGTTCAGCGCGCAGGGCTGGCTGCACGTGAAGCTCGCGCTGATCGCGCTGCTGGTGGCCTACCACCTGTATTGCGGCAAGCTGGTGACCGACTTCAAGCACGATCGCAACACCCGCAGCCACGTGTTCTACCGCTGGTTCAACGAGGCCCCCGTACTGGCACTGATCGCGATCGTCCTGCTCGCGGTGCTAAAGCCGTTCTGACCGACCGCGGCGCCCCAGGGTCCCGTGTGGGATAATGGTCGGCCAATTCCCGCCACTTTGCGGTATCCAACGATGTCCCGAATGGTTCAATGCGCCGTGCTCAAGCGCGAGGCCGAAGGCCTGAGCGCCCCGCCGCACCCCGGCGAACTGGGCGTGCGAATCTTTGAAAACGTCTCGCGCGACGGCTGGCGCCAGTGGCTGGACCGGCTCGCGATGATCATCAACGAGACCGGCCTGAACACCGCGGACCCGCGCGCGATGCCGGTGATCGAGGATCACATGCGCGGCTTTCTGTTCGGCGAGGGACAGGCCGGCCAGGCCCCGCAAGGGTTCCGGCGCAAATAGACCGCTGCGCGCCCACGGATCTCCGCGCCGCGCTGACGGCCGCGAAGGCGGCGCTGGCCGGTCTGGAATCCGGCGCGCTGGATGCCGAACTGCTGCTCGCGCACCTGCTGGGTGTGTCGCGCTCGCATCTTTACGCCTGGCCCGACCGTCCACTCACCCCGGAAACCGCTGAGCGCTACGCGCAGCTGGTGACGCGCCGCGCCGCCGGCGAACCGCTGGCCTACCTGACCGGCGGGCGCGAGTTCTGGTCGCTTGCGTTCCGCACCACGCCCGACGTGCTCGTGCCCCGGCCCGAGACCGAGACGCTGGTCGCCGCGGCCCTGTCGCGCATCGCGCCGGGTCGGCCCTGCCGCGTGGCCGATCTGGGCACCGGCAGCGGCGCCATCGCCGCGGCCATCGCGATGGAACGCCCCCTCGCCACCATCGTTGCCACCGACCAGAGCGCCGCCGCGCTGGAGATCGCCCGCGAGAACTTCGAGCGGCTCGGACTCACCGCCCGAATCGAGACCCGTGCCGGTGACTGGTACGCGGCACTCGTCGGTGAACGCCTCGACTGCATCGTCAGCAATCCGCCATACATCGCCGAAGGTGATGCGCACCTCGGCGGCGACGGCGTGCGCTTCGAGCCACGCAACGCACTGGTTTCCGGGCCGGACGGTCTGGATGCGATTCGCACACTGGTCGCCGGTGCGCGCCAACACCTGCGCGATGGCGGCTGGCTCATCATGGAACACGGCGCCGACCAGGGCGCGGCGGTACGCGCGCTGCTGAGCGGAGCCGGTTTTCTGTCGATCGCCACCGAACCCGATGCGGCCGGCCGCGAGCGAATCACCGCAGCGCACTAGATTTCGTGCGCTCGACCCAGCAGCGGATTCTCCCGAGCGACGAAACTTGACTCGTTTCGTCGCGCCTGTCGGCTAATGTCGCGGGGGTTTTCGCAGGAACCCGGAAGCGGACCATCTCCAACCCACTGATCGCAGCGATCAATTCCCAAGCACCTACAGATGGCACAACATATGCCTGCTCAACGATAGGGTATAGGCAATGTCCGCCGGTTGCGGACAGGGGAAAGGGAAAATGGACGGCATACGCAACGCAATTGCATCGCTGCTCGTGTGCGCGACGCTCACGGCAGGACCGGTCGCCCGGGCACACGAGAGTAGCGGCTCGGCCTTCGGCGAACAGGTCAATCTGGCGATCTCACCGCTGGTGGGCGCTACAGTGAACGTGTCTAGCGGCCCGCTTCCCGCGGTTTCAGGTTCCACTCCGCCGGCCTTCATCGATTTGGATAGTGCCGCCAGCGTGGCGGTCAACGCCACGGTCACGAATGCGGGACTGCCGTTCGCGGTCGGCGTTTTGAACACCGGCCTTCTGACCGTTTCGACCCAGGGCACCGACGGCCCGTCCGCGCAGTCCGGCGCCATGGTCAACAATCTCGATCTCGATCTGCTCTCGGCCGCAACCGTCACCACGCTGCTCGCCATGAATGCCACCACGGTCAGCACTTTGGCCTCGGTTACCGGGAGTTGCGGCGCGGGCGGACTCACGGCGAGCGGCTCCACGACGCTCGAGGACGCCACGGTAGCCGGCACCCTCGCCGATCAGGCAAGCGTGACGGGAAGCGTTCTGGCCTCACCGCCGCCAAACTACGTCCTGCTATACGTCAACCTCGGCGCCGCAGGCCGCCTGCGCGTCACCCTGAACGAACAAATGGTAGGCGGCAACGGCATCTCCGGCGCGCAGATCACCGTGAACGCGATTCATGTCGAAGCAGTGGGGCCGCTGCTGTCGTCGATCCTCGGCTTCTCCGGCAATGTGATCATAGCGAGTTCCACGGCCCAGGCGAGCTGCGCCGAGGCCGATCTTTCCGTGACGGTGACGGATGCACCCGATCCTGTCGAACTCGGGCAAGTGCTGACCTACACCCTGAATGTTTCCAACGACGGGCCGGATGATGCGGGTGACGTCGAGGTGACGGGCACGCTGCCGCCCGAGGTGACGCTCCTCAGCATCGCACCGGATCAGGGAACCTGCGCACAGGTATCCGACACGGTGCAGTGCTCCTTCGGCACGCTGGCCAGCGGTGCGACCCGTCAGATCCGTATCCGGGTGGCTCCCCAGCAGGCCGGCCCGATTCAGAAAACCGCAAGCGTGAGCGGTGATGTGTTCGATCCGAATCCGGACAACAATCAGGACACTGAGGCCAGTCTAGTGACGGAGCCCGTGCCTGGACCACAGTCCGATGATCCCGTGCTGGACCCACAGGCCGACCCCGTTGAATCCATACCCATGCTGGGCCTTCCCGCTCTGCTGCTGCTGATGTCGTTGCTGACGCTGGCGGCGCGGGCACGCATGCGCGACTGACGTACCTCGCGCCACGGCTCGCGCCGCCGCCGGGCCGGTTCGCGCAACCGGCCCGGTGTCATAATGTGCGTATGAATCTCAACGTTGCCCTTGCGAAACCGGTCGCGAGTCCGATCGTTCTGATCAGTCCGTACGAACTCGGTCGTCAACCGTTTGCGCTGGCCGAGCCCGCCGCGCAGTTGCGCGCAGCCGGACATGGGGTGCGCTGCATCGACCTTTCGCAGCAGTCGCTCGATGCGGAACAGTTCGCGAACGCGCGCGTCGTCGCGATCTATCTCGGCATGCATACCGCCACCCGCATCGCCCTGGAGGCGCTCGACAAACTGCACGGCTTCGCGCCGGATGCCACATTCGCCGCCTACGGTCTGTATGCGCCGGTCAACGCCGCGATGCTGCGCGAACGTGGCATCGCGCATGTGTTCGGCGCGGAGTGCGAAAACGATCTGCTGCAGCTTGCCGCGCAGGTCCTCGGCGGCACGCCGCCGCGCTCGCGCACTCGCGTGGAGTTCATGGTGCCGGACCGCAGCGACCTGCCCGCACTGTCGCGCTACGCGCAGTTGCAGCTGCCGGACGGCGAGTCGCGCACCGTCGGCTTCGTCGAGGCCTCGCGCGGCTGCAAGCACAAGTGCCGGCACTGTCCGGTTGTGCCGGTCTATCACGGCCGCTTTCGCGCCGTGCCCGCCGAGATCGTGCTCGCCGACATCCGCCAGCAGGTCGCGGCCGGCGCCCGGCACATTTCATTCGGCGATCCGGATTTCCTGAACGGCCCCACGCATGCCGCGCGCATCATCGAACGCATGCACGCGCAGTATCCGCAGCTGACCTGGGATGCGGTCGTGAAGGTGCAGCACCTGATCGACCATGCGGATCTGCTGCCGCATTTCGCTCTGCGCGGCTGCCTGTTTCTGACCTCGGCGGTGGAGTCGCTCGACGATGCCGTGCTCAGGCGCCTGGAGAAGAATCACACGCGCGAGGATTTCGAGCACGCCGTAGGGCTGATGCGCAACGCCGGCATCGGGCTCGCACCGACCTTCATCCCGTTCACGCCATGGACGTCGATCGACGACTACCTCGATCTGCTGGATACGCTGGTTCGGCTCGAACTCGTGCATGCCGTGCCGCCCGTGCAGCTCAGCATCCGGCTGCTGATCCCCGCAGGCTCGTACCTGCTCGAACTGCCGGGCTTTCGCGATCAGCTCGACGGGTTCGATGCCAATGCGCTCGGCTACCAGTGGCGCCATGCCGACCCGCGCATCGACGCGCTGCAGCGTGAGATCCAGGACTGGATCGCCCGCGCGGAACAAGGCAATGTCGAACGTACAAAAATCTTCGCGGGTATCTGGCGCCGCGCGCACGATGCCGCCGGACGCGCGGCGCCGGCCCTGCCCGAACAGCTGGGCAAGGCGATTCCGGCGATGAGCGAACCCTGGTATTGCTGCGCGGAGCCGACCGAACAGCAGCTTGCGTCAATCTGAACCAACCTTGTACGACTCCCCGCGCGTGGTGCTCGTCGCGCCGCGCTACAGCTACCGCCTGCCGGCCTATCTCGCGGCCTGCGAAACAACTGGCATCCGCGCACTGATCGCATCAGAAGGCGAACTGGCGCTGTCGGCGCGCTGGCCCGGCGTGCGATGCCCGTTCGACCGACCGGATGCGGCCGCGCAGATCATCCATGCCGCACTCGGCCCGGCGGGTGCACAGGCGGTTGTCGCGACGGACGACTCCGCGACCGAGATCGCCGCACATCTGGCAGCGGCGCTTTCTCTGCCGCACAACCCGCCTGCGGCGATGCATGCGAGTCGCCGGAAAGACCGTGCACGCGCAGTCCTTGCAAGCCATGGCCTTGCCGTGCCCGATCACCGTGTCGTGCAGCTCCGCAGACCGGTCGCCCCGCAATGCGCAGAGGCGGGCTGGCCGGTCGTGATCAAGCCGCTTGCGATGGCCGGCAGTCGCGGCGTGATTCGCGCGGACGACGCGGCATCGCTTGAAGCCGCCGCCACCCGCGTTGCAC contains these protein-coding regions:
- a CDS encoding oxidative damage protection protein — translated: MSRMVQCAVLKREAEGLSAPPHPGELGVRIFENVSRDGWRQWLDRLAMIINETGLNTADPRAMPVIEDHMRGFLFGEGQAGQAPQGFRRK
- a CDS encoding radical SAM protein, producing the protein MNLNVALAKPVASPIVLISPYELGRQPFALAEPAAQLRAAGHGVRCIDLSQQSLDAEQFANARVVAIYLGMHTATRIALEALDKLHGFAPDATFAAYGLYAPVNAAMLRERGIAHVFGAECENDLLQLAAQVLGGTPPRSRTRVEFMVPDRSDLPALSRYAQLQLPDGESRTVGFVEASRGCKHKCRHCPVVPVYHGRFRAVPAEIVLADIRQQVAAGARHISFGDPDFLNGPTHAARIIERMHAQYPQLTWDAVVKVQHLIDHADLLPHFALRGCLFLTSAVESLDDAVLRRLEKNHTREDFEHAVGLMRNAGIGLAPTFIPFTPWTSIDDYLDLLDTLVRLELVHAVPPVQLSIRLLIPAGSYLLELPGFRDQLDGFDANALGYQWRHADPRIDALQREIQDWIARAEQGNVERTKIFAGIWRRAHDAAGRAAPALPEQLGKAIPAMSEPWYCCAEPTEQQLASI
- a CDS encoding DUF4126 domain-containing protein → MVETVQLIALTLGVGWASGINLYAAVFMLGLLGNGGYIELPPGLEPVMNPLVMAAAGFMYLVEFFADKTPGVDTAWDTLHTFIRIPAGAILAAGALGGESQALELVGYLVGGSAAAASHLTKAGSRVLINTSPEPVTNWVASITEDIAVIGGLWTALNHPWVFIVLFILFVLLLIWLLPKLWRGILALFRRIAGWFGSKPAAPADEATPGDTPIKHHDGKT
- the hemJ gene encoding protoporphyrinogen oxidase HemJ, with amino-acid sequence MWLKAWHLIFMVTWFAGLFYLPRLFVYHAMADDAPGIARFKVMERKLYYGIMTPGMVLTVALGVWMLIDYAWAAFSAQGWLHVKLALIALLVAYHLYCGKLVTDFKHDRNTRSHVFYRWFNEAPVLALIAIVLLAVLKPF
- a CDS encoding DUF11 domain-containing protein, whose product is MDGIRNAIASLLVCATLTAGPVARAHESSGSAFGEQVNLAISPLVGATVNVSSGPLPAVSGSTPPAFIDLDSAASVAVNATVTNAGLPFAVGVLNTGLLTVSTQGTDGPSAQSGAMVNNLDLDLLSAATVTTLLAMNATTVSTLASVTGSCGAGGLTASGSTTLEDATVAGTLADQASVTGSVLASPPPNYVLLYVNLGAAGRLRVTLNEQMVGGNGISGAQITVNAIHVEAVGPLLSSILGFSGNVIIASSTAQASCAEADLSVTVTDAPDPVELGQVLTYTLNVSNDGPDDAGDVEVTGTLPPEVTLLSIAPDQGTCAQVSDTVQCSFGTLASGATRQIRIRVAPQQAGPIQKTASVSGDVFDPNPDNNQDTEASLVTEPVPGPQSDDPVLDPQADPVESIPMLGLPALLLLMSLLTLAARARMRD
- a CDS encoding TRAP transporter substrate-binding protein, which codes for MRTSTLLAVAAAGLFAAGAAQAEYVIKFSHVVSPQTPKGVAAEYFAEQVNKRLAGKVRVEVFPNSQLYDDNKVMEAMRLSEGKTGIMAAPSLSKFVKFSNRLQAFDLPFLFGSLADVHKLADSELADKMVAPMEDKGVKGLAFWDNGMKVFSIRGDKPLRDPPGDFKGKKFRIQTSDVHSAMVEALGGTPQELPFKEVYTALGQGVVDGQENAWANVYSKKFHEVQDYISVTNHGYLGYLVVVSTEFWNGMPADLRKQVAAILREATEVNRKAAAEADTEERNKVAAAGYAKIVDLTPAEIAKWRAITASVEDKFRDEIGADLLKEIHALLGN
- the prmC gene encoding peptide chain release factor N(5)-glutamine methyltransferase yields the protein MTAAKAALAGLESGALDAELLLAHLLGVSRSHLYAWPDRPLTPETAERYAQLVTRRAAGEPLAYLTGGREFWSLAFRTTPDVLVPRPETETLVAAALSRIAPGRPCRVADLGTGSGAIAAAIAMERPLATIVATDQSAAALEIARENFERLGLTARIETRAGDWYAALVGERLDCIVSNPPYIAEGDAHLGGDGVRFEPRNALVSGPDGLDAIRTLVAGARQHLRDGGWLIMEHGADQGAAVRALLSGAGFLSIATEPDAAGRERITAAH
- a CDS encoding TRAP transporter small permease, producing MIDRILTIFEQWVITVGFAVATLLLFTNVVLRYVFDTGFTWVLEAVQYIFAWVVLIGAAHGVKAGVHLGIDVLTIRFSREVQRWLGLVALAISLGFAIPVLWLAIQYTMKVRRWGDLTLNLEIPQWIPYLAIPIGMALMTYRLVQIGVKIWRGERLHVGQSEHDAVRDREPEPTE